The following is a genomic window from Chryseobacterium ginsenosidimutans.
ACGATAAAATTTCCCCTTTAGAAGTAGTTTCAGCTTATGAAAATTTCGGAGCAGGCGGAATTTCAATTCTTACGGATAAAGATTTTTTTGGAGGAAGTTTTGAAGACGTTTTAAGTGTAAGAAATTCTATCAACATTCCAATTCTGCGAAAAGATTTCATGATCGACGAATATCAGTTTTATGAAGCGAAAAGTATCGGGGCAGATGTTGTTTTATTGATTGCAGCCTGCCTTTCTGTAAAGCAGGTACAGGAATTTACCGAACTTTCTCATGAATTGGGATTAGAAGTTTTGTTGGAAATACACTCTGAAGAAGAACTTAAACATATCAACTCAAAAATTGATTTGGTTGGAATTAATAATAGAAATTTAAAGGATTTTAAAGTTGATCTGCAACATTCTGTAAACTTGAAAAATCAGCTTCCAAATGGGATTTTATCAGTTGCAGAAAGTGGGATTTATACTGTTGAAGATTATAATTATTTAAAAGAAAAAGGGTTTGACGGTTTTCTGATGGGTGAATATTTTATGAAAAGCGAAAATCCAATAAAAACTTTTGAAAATTTTATAAAGATTATATGATGAAACTTAAAGTTTGCGGTCTAACTAAAGTAGATCAGATTCATGAATTAATTTCAATGGATACAGATTTTCTTGGCTTTATTTTCTATGAAAAATCACCAAGATATGTTTTGAAGTATTTAGCTTTTGAAGATATTTCAAGAATAAATCATCAGAGAAAAGTTGGGGTTTTTGTCAATGAAAAATTAGATAAAATAATAGAAATTGTAGAAAAAGCAGATCTGGATTTTATACAGCTTCACGGTGATGAAACCGAAAATTTCATTTCAGAATTACGACAAAAGCTGAATTTGGAAATCGGAATTGTAAAAGCATTTCGAATAGGTGACGAAACCAAAGATATGGTGTCTAAAATTAACTTTTTAAAAGATAAAATTAATTATTTACTCTTCGATACAGATTCCAAAGCCTTTGGCGGAACAGGAAAACAGTTCGATTGGACTTTTTTAAATACAATTGAGATACCCCTTCCCTATTTCTTAAGCGGCGGAATTTCAGAAGAAAATATCGATCAGATAAAAATTATAAATCAAAAACCTTTTGCTTTAGATATTAATTCAAAATTTGAAATCGAAGCGGGAATTAAGGACTTACATAAAATAAGAAAATTTCATGAAAAATTATAAAAATCCCGATGAAAACGGATATTACGGAGAATTTGGAGGTGCTTTCATCCCCGAAATGCTTTATCCGAATGTAGAGGAACTGCAAAAAAGCTATGTTGAAATTATTGAATCTGAAAATTTTCAACAGGAATATCAGGATTTGTTAAAAAATTATGTTGGGCGGGCAACGCCTTTATACTTTTCAAAAAACTTAAGTAAAAAATATAATACTCAAATATATTTAAAAAGAGAAGATCTAAACCATACCGGAGCACATAAAATCAACAATGCTTTAGGGCAGGTTTTGCTGGCAAAACGTCTAGGCAAAACAAGGATTATTGCAGAAACAGGGGCCGGGCAACACGGTGTTGCAACCGCGACAGCCTGCGCTTTATTAGGACTGGAATGTATTGTGTATATGGGCGAAATTGACATTGAAAGACAGGCTCCCAATGTGGGAAGAATGAAGATGTTGGGTGCAGAAGTGATCCCTGCAACTTCAGGTTCTAAAACCTTGAAAGATGCCGTTAATGAAGCATTAAGAGACTGGATCAATAATCCTGTTACAACACATTATGTCATTGGAAGTGTGGTTGGTCCGCATCCTTTTCCTGATTTGGTGGCGAGATTTCAGAGTATTATTTCGAAGGAAATTAAAGAACAGCTTTTTGAACAAATTGGAAAACAAAACCCCGATTATGTAATTGCCTGCGTGGGCGGAGGAAGCAATGCAGCAGGAACTTTTTACCATTTTGTAGATGAAGAAAACGTAAAACTTATTGCCGCTGAAGCCGGTGGTTTTGGAATTGACTCCGGAAAATCGGCGGCAACCACTTTTTTGGGAACTTTGGGCATATTACACGGAAGTAAAAGTCTGGTCATGCAGACCAAAGACGGTCAGGTTATCGAACCCCACTCTATTTCTGCCGGATTAGATTATCCCGGGATTGGACCGTTTCATGCGCATTTATTTAATGAAAGACGGACAGAATTTTTCAGTATTAATGATGATGAAGCTTTACAATCGGCCTTTGAATTAACCAAATTGGAAGGCATTATTCCCGCTTTGGAAAGTGCTCATGCGTTGGCAGTGTTAGATAAAAAGAAATTTGATAAAAATGACATTGTTGTTATCTGTTTGAGCGGTCGTGGGGATAAGGATATGGAAACGTATTTAAGGAATTTAGAATAATGGTCAGGAAAGAATTTCTCAGCATATTAGAATGGTCGTTTGTAATGTTCATTGCATTGAATATGAGCATTTACGGAGGCGCAAAATTCCTGCAATTTGGAGAAATATCGCATTATAAAAAGCCTTTATCCGAGTATAAAGGAATGGATATAATGTGGGCTTTTTATTCATACTCCGGAAGTTATGCTATTATTTTAGGTCTGTTTGAAATTATAGGTTCAGTATTACTTATACTTCCAAAAACAAGAATTATTGGTTGTTTCGTTTTATCCGGCATTCTCTTTAATGTTATTTTACAAGACTACTTTTATGATGTTTCCAGAGAAGCTATGGCAAATGCAATTCTCTATCAGCTTCTCATTTT
Proteins encoded in this region:
- the trpB gene encoding tryptophan synthase subunit beta — protein: MKNYKNPDENGYYGEFGGAFIPEMLYPNVEELQKSYVEIIESENFQQEYQDLLKNYVGRATPLYFSKNLSKKYNTQIYLKREDLNHTGAHKINNALGQVLLAKRLGKTRIIAETGAGQHGVATATACALLGLECIVYMGEIDIERQAPNVGRMKMLGAEVIPATSGSKTLKDAVNEALRDWINNPVTTHYVIGSVVGPHPFPDLVARFQSIISKEIKEQLFEQIGKQNPDYVIACVGGGSNAAGTFYHFVDEENVKLIAAEAGGFGIDSGKSAATTFLGTLGILHGSKSLVMQTKDGQVIEPHSISAGLDYPGIGPFHAHLFNERRTEFFSINDDEALQSAFELTKLEGIIPALESAHALAVLDKKKFDKNDIVVICLSGRGDKDMETYLRNLE
- a CDS encoding phosphoribosylanthranilate isomerase: MKLKVCGLTKVDQIHELISMDTDFLGFIFYEKSPRYVLKYLAFEDISRINHQRKVGVFVNEKLDKIIEIVEKADLDFIQLHGDETENFISELRQKLNLEIGIVKAFRIGDETKDMVSKINFLKDKINYLLFDTDSKAFGGTGKQFDWTFLNTIEIPLPYFLSGGISEENIDQIKIINQKPFALDINSKFEIEAGIKDLHKIRKFHEKL
- the trpC gene encoding indole-3-glycerol phosphate synthase TrpC gives rise to the protein MNILDTIIKRKKEEISISKSRVPVEELKNSPFFNRQTLSLKESLKNKSGIIAEFKRQSPSKGIINDKISPLEVVSAYENFGAGGISILTDKDFFGGSFEDVLSVRNSINIPILRKDFMIDEYQFYEAKSIGADVVLLIAACLSVKQVQEFTELSHELGLEVLLEIHSEEELKHINSKIDLVGINNRNLKDFKVDLQHSVNLKNQLPNGILSVAESGIYTVEDYNYLKEKGFDGFLMGEYFMKSENPIKTFENFIKII